One genomic segment of Deltaproteobacteria bacterium includes these proteins:
- the coaE gene encoding dephospho-CoA kinase (Dephospho-CoA kinase (CoaE) performs the final step in coenzyme A biosynthesis.): MTGNIGSGKSTVAALLREAGIPVLDADRISKEVTAPGGLAYDAVVQAFGGGIVLDDGSIDRKRLGEIVFSDPASRERLERITHPAILEAMKAAIAGIEREGHRAAVVEATLIHESGRKGLFEAVISVTCDRETAISRLAARDGMSRSQAEARLRAQMDADRKAEASDYVIDNSASAEETSRQVKRIARTLLGNE, from the coding sequence TTGACGGGGAACATCGGCTCGGGGAAAAGCACGGTGGCCGCGTTGCTGCGCGAAGCGGGGATCCCTGTCCTCGACGCCGACCGGATCTCGAAGGAAGTGACGGCCCCGGGAGGACTGGCGTACGATGCCGTCGTCCAGGCGTTCGGCGGGGGGATCGTGCTTGACGACGGGTCGATCGACCGGAAGCGCTTGGGAGAGATCGTCTTCTCCGATCCCGCGTCGCGCGAACGACTGGAAAGGATCACCCATCCCGCCATCCTCGAAGCGATGAAAGCAGCGATCGCCGGGATCGAACGCGAGGGACATCGTGCCGCCGTTGTGGAAGCAACCCTCATCCACGAATCGGGGAGAAAGGGGCTGTTCGAAGCGGTGATCTCGGTCACGTGCGACCGGGAAACGGCGATTTCACGCCTCGCCGCCCGCGACGGGATGTCGCGCAGCCAGGCCGAGGCGAGGCTCCGTGCGCAGATGGACGCGGACCGAAAAGCCGAAGCTTCCGATTACGTGATCGACAACTCGGCGAGCGCGGAAGAAACGAGCCGCCAGGTCAAACGGATCGCGCGTACTCTTTTAGGGAACGAATAA
- a CDS encoding nucleotidyl transferase AbiEii/AbiGii toxin family protein gives MIPQRNLSLLSNRLARAGGRRIPEAVLERDYCIAWFLAGLSGTPLADRLAFKGGTAIKHCYFGDYRFSEDLDFTLVDEIEFDAIRRQMDGVFAAIRQGSGIEFRYAREDRHSHANSHTFYLSYEGPLPAAASRKEIKVDITIKERLVFPLANQPALRVYDEYADLPKDATVHVYTLKEIATEKIVALCDRARNEPRDLYDIWYLMNGKYVDLSILPTAIAEKLAFRKRTLEGIGEELRKKEDRLRKLWDSRLSQQLALLPDFQEVFRAVQREFRRAGLQ, from the coding sequence ATGATCCCCCAGCGAAACCTATCCCTGCTCTCCAACCGTTTGGCGCGAGCCGGAGGCCGCCGGATTCCGGAGGCCGTTCTCGAGCGGGACTACTGCATCGCCTGGTTCCTTGCCGGCCTTTCCGGAACTCCTCTCGCGGATCGCTTGGCGTTCAAGGGCGGGACGGCGATCAAGCATTGCTACTTCGGCGACTACCGATTCTCGGAAGATCTCGACTTCACGCTGGTCGACGAGATCGAATTCGATGCCATCCGGCGACAGATGGACGGGGTATTTGCGGCAATCCGGCAGGGGTCGGGCATCGAGTTCCGATATGCACGCGAGGATCGGCATTCCCACGCAAACAGCCACACGTTCTATCTCTCCTACGAAGGCCCCCTCCCCGCGGCGGCATCCAGGAAGGAAATCAAGGTCGATATCACGATCAAGGAACGGCTTGTTTTCCCACTCGCGAATCAGCCGGCGCTCAGGGTTTACGACGAGTATGCCGACCTGCCGAAGGACGCGACCGTCCATGTCTATACGCTAAAGGAGATCGCCACCGAGAAAATCGTCGCCCTTTGCGACCGTGCCCGCAATGAGCCGAGGGATCTATACGACATCTGGTACCTCATGAACGGGAAATACGTGGACCTGTCGATTCTGCCAACGGCGATCGCGGAGAAGCTTGCGTTCAGGAAACGGACACTCGAAGGAATCGGCGAGGAGTTGCGCAAGAAAGAAGACCGGCTTCGAAAGCTCTGGGACTCCCGGCTGTCCCAGCAGTTGGCTCTCCTGCCCGACTTCCAGGAGGTCTTCCGGGCGGTTCAGCGGGAATTCCGAAGGGCAGGTCTGCAGTAA
- a CDS encoding transcriptional regulator: MSDVEKVTGLSPKSARNFIAKVVSRGLATRLKPGLFILVPFELGREREYLGNPYLVAREIAGGKEYYLSYASAMDLHGMVTQPRLIVYTSATKPIRPRIILGTEFRFVRCKPRHLFGLIDHWVDKTEKVRVSDLDRTVIDGLKHPEYCGGFSEVARGFWMRRDDFQPKLLVDYALQLGVGAVIRRLGFLLEVCEVQAPDEIARLRSELTATYHLLDPVLPPGGKFFSRWRLRLNVSPDEIRMLRSA; this comes from the coding sequence TTGTCCGATGTCGAGAAGGTAACCGGCCTTTCGCCGAAATCCGCCCGGAATTTCATCGCCAAGGTGGTGAGCCGCGGATTGGCGACCCGTCTGAAACCGGGGCTCTTCATCCTGGTGCCGTTCGAACTCGGCCGGGAACGCGAGTATCTCGGGAATCCATATCTCGTCGCCCGCGAAATCGCCGGAGGGAAGGAATATTACCTCTCCTACGCCTCCGCGATGGATCTGCACGGGATGGTCACGCAGCCCCGGCTCATCGTCTATACCTCGGCTACGAAACCGATACGGCCGCGCATCATTCTCGGGACCGAGTTCCGCTTCGTTCGATGCAAGCCGCGGCATCTCTTCGGTCTCATCGACCACTGGGTCGACAAAACGGAGAAAGTACGGGTGAGCGATCTCGATCGCACGGTGATCGACGGGCTGAAGCACCCGGAATATTGCGGCGGATTCAGTGAGGTGGCCAGAGGCTTCTGGATGCGACGCGATGACTTCCAGCCCAAACTTCTTGTCGACTACGCTCTGCAGCTTGGCGTGGGAGCGGTTATCCGACGGCTCGGCTTTCTCCTGGAGGTTTGCGAGGTCCAGGCGCCGGACGAGATCGCGCGCCTCCGGAGCGAACTGACCGCCACGTATCACCTGCTGGATCCCGTCCTGCCGCCCGGCGGAAAGTTCTTCTCCCGATGGCGCCTGCGGCTCAATGTCAGCCCCGATGAAATCAGGATGCTGAGGAGCGCGTAG
- a CDS encoding AbrB/MazE/SpoVT family DNA-binding domain-containing protein, with protein MLAKKTSKNQLTLPKEVAEKFPGTDYFDVRVEGRVIELRPVRIEPEEGGVGLARIREKIKRLGVTGDDVATAIRWARRRG; from the coding sequence ATGCTTGCCAAGAAGACATCGAAGAACCAGCTGACCTTGCCCAAGGAGGTCGCGGAAAAGTTTCCGGGAACCGACTACTTCGACGTGCGGGTCGAAGGAAGGGTGATCGAGCTTCGCCCGGTCCGGATCGAGCCGGAGGAAGGCGGGGTCGGTCTGGCCCGGATCCGGGAGAAGATCAAGAGGTTGGGCGTGACCGGTGACGACGTGGCGACCGCCATCCGGTGGGCGCGTCGTCGCGGGTGA
- a CDS encoding putative toxin-antitoxin system toxin component, PIN family, whose translation MGASSRVIRAVLDTNVILSALLFGGRLERLHRAWRAGRLRLVLSRETADELLRVMAYPKFRLTHAEITFLFDTELLPFADVVELPAPKSDEHWSRDSEDDKFIRCAQAGKVVRLITGDDDLLSLKRVGKVAILSPAEFLGALGESGG comes from the coding sequence GTGGGCGCGTCGTCGCGGGTGATCCGCGCCGTTCTCGATACGAACGTTATCCTGTCGGCGCTCCTCTTCGGGGGACGCCTGGAGAGGTTGCACCGTGCCTGGCGCGCGGGGCGGCTTCGGCTCGTCCTGTCGCGCGAGACGGCGGACGAGTTGCTCCGGGTCATGGCGTACCCGAAATTCCGGTTGACGCACGCCGAGATCACCTTCCTGTTCGATACCGAACTTCTTCCGTTTGCGGACGTGGTCGAACTCCCGGCGCCGAAAAGCGATGAGCACTGGAGCCGCGATTCCGAGGACGACAAGTTCATCCGCTGCGCGCAGGCGGGGAAGGTCGTCCGGCTCATTACCGGCGACGATGACCTTCTCTCCCTGAAGCGCGTGGGAAAGGTGGCGATCCTCTCCCCGGCCGAGTTTCTTGGAGCGCTCGGGGAGAGCGGTGGTTAG
- a CDS encoding SCP2 sterol-binding domain-containing protein: MAETTVKGFFEGLADKLNAKPEKVAGMNCVYQFRIADAAWNVKLTDGKGAVAEGEAPSPNCTITMAEADFLDLVSGKLNGQMAFLTGKLKVAGDMGLALKLGSFIG, translated from the coding sequence ATGGCGGAGACCACGGTGAAGGGATTCTTCGAGGGGTTGGCGGACAAGTTGAACGCGAAGCCGGAAAAGGTCGCCGGGATGAACTGCGTCTACCAGTTCCGCATCGCCGACGCCGCCTGGAACGTGAAATTGACGGACGGGAAGGGCGCTGTCGCCGAAGGGGAGGCTCCCTCCCCGAACTGCACCATCACGATGGCGGAGGCCGATTTCCTCGATCTCGTTTCCGGGAAGCTGAACGGGCAGATGGCGTTCCTGACCGGGAAGCTGAAGGTCGCGGGGGACATGGGGCTCGCGCTCAAGCTCGGGTCGTTCATCGGGTAG
- a CDS encoding NAD-dependent deacylase: MRAGGSDPIREAARLLAERRNAVALTGAGISVESGIPSFRGAQGMWAKYDPMEYATLHAFMQSPLKVWEMLSEMVSVCGGAAPNAAHKGLAALEETGVVRAVITQNVDGLHQAAGSRRVIEYHGNLDELICVYCWKRYPTWERWTPGAVPLCDCGEILKPDVVLFGEPIPWLAQEQAEEEARTCGVLLVIGTSAQVSPACDLPRIAKESGAAVVEINPEPTSLTASVTDIHLRGPASEAMGRLIELLRNPAL, translated from the coding sequence GTGCGCGCGGGCGGGAGCGACCCGATCCGGGAGGCGGCCCGCCTCCTGGCCGAGCGTCGAAACGCCGTCGCCTTGACGGGCGCGGGGATCTCGGTGGAGAGCGGCATCCCGTCGTTCCGCGGAGCCCAGGGGATGTGGGCGAAGTACGACCCGATGGAGTACGCCACCCTCCACGCGTTCATGCAATCTCCCCTCAAGGTTTGGGAAATGCTCTCGGAGATGGTCTCCGTCTGCGGCGGCGCTGCGCCCAACGCGGCGCACAAAGGTCTGGCCGCCCTCGAGGAGACGGGGGTCGTACGCGCCGTCATCACCCAGAACGTGGACGGTCTGCACCAGGCGGCCGGTTCCCGCCGGGTGATCGAGTACCATGGAAACCTAGACGAGTTGATCTGTGTATATTGCTGGAAGCGGTACCCGACCTGGGAGCGGTGGACGCCGGGCGCCGTTCCCCTGTGCGACTGCGGCGAGATCCTCAAGCCCGATGTGGTCCTGTTCGGCGAGCCGATCCCGTGGCTGGCCCAGGAACAGGCCGAGGAAGAGGCCCGGACCTGCGGCGTCCTCCTCGTGATCGGCACCTCCGCGCAGGTTTCCCCCGCCTGCGACCTTCCCCGGATCGCGAAGGAGTCCGGCGCGGCGGTCGTGGAGATCAACCCGGAACCGACCTCGCTCACTGCATCCGTGACCGACATCCATCTGCGGGGGCCCGCTTCGGAGGCGATGGGGCGGCTGATCGAACTGCTCCGGAATCCCGCACTCTGA
- a CDS encoding GspH/FimT family pseudopilin: MRFADDKTARGGFTLVEILITLAILGILLTIAVGNFGGLNEKYKVEAETKQLYADLMDARGRATQRDRISFVQVNDNGYKTFEDTNPVPDGDGNLTVGDTQVADVTVNHQIITTGGLSDFRFNRNGIASVTGFIRFSSTAQPDYDCITITATRIKMGQYDATGNTCAEK, translated from the coding sequence GTGCGCTTTGCGGACGACAAGACGGCCCGAGGGGGATTCACCCTGGTGGAGATCCTGATCACGCTTGCCATCCTGGGGATCCTCTTGACGATCGCCGTCGGCAATTTCGGGGGACTCAACGAGAAATACAAGGTGGAAGCGGAAACCAAACAACTTTATGCGGATCTGATGGACGCCCGCGGACGGGCGACGCAACGGGACCGGATCTCCTTTGTACAGGTCAACGATAATGGGTACAAGACGTTTGAGGACACCAACCCCGTTCCGGACGGGGACGGCAATTTGACTGTGGGCGATACGCAGGTCGCCGATGTGACCGTCAACCACCAGATCATCACCACTGGCGGGCTTTCGGATTTCCGCTTTAACCGGAACGGCATCGCCTCGGTTACGGGATTCATCCGGTTTTCCTCGACGGCGCAACCGGACTACGATTGCATCACGATAACGGCGACGCGGATCAAAATGGGACAATACGATGCGACGGGAAATACCTGTGCGGAAAAATAG